From Flavobacterium sp. 102, a single genomic window includes:
- a CDS encoding acyl transferase, producing MIDSQDLFTISSQKQFEKIALKVFRYQYENNLVYREFCDFLNTDVKKVKSLQQIPFLPIQFFKSHTVVSNTDEIQETFTSSGTTGMITSKHLVTDVSLYEQSYRLAFSEFYGNIEDYAVLALLPSYLERSGSSLIYMVKDLIELSNNEHSGFYLNNYDELISKLIELDNSGQNVILIGVTYALLDLIEKQNFQLKNTIIMETGGMKGKRKEIIREELHEILCLGFGVSSIHSEYGMTELLSQAYSLGNGIFECPAWTQILVRDTEDALTYVDFGKTGGVNVIDLANINSCSFIATQDLGKKYTNNSFEILGRFDNSDIRGCNLMVL from the coding sequence TTGATTGATTCACAAGACCTATTCACCATTTCTTCTCAAAAGCAATTTGAAAAAATAGCGCTAAAGGTTTTTCGTTACCAATACGAAAATAATTTAGTCTATCGTGAATTCTGTGATTTTTTAAATACCGATGTTAAAAAAGTAAAATCATTACAACAAATTCCGTTTCTCCCGATCCAGTTTTTTAAAAGTCATACTGTCGTTTCTAATACCGATGAAATTCAGGAAACCTTCACCAGCAGCGGAACCACCGGAATGATTACCAGCAAACACTTAGTTACTGATGTTTCACTTTACGAACAAAGTTACCGCTTGGCTTTCTCCGAATTTTATGGCAACATCGAAGACTACGCCGTTTTGGCCTTGCTTCCATCCTATTTGGAGCGCAGTGGTTCGTCTTTGATTTACATGGTGAAAGATTTAATCGAATTGTCTAACAATGAGCACAGCGGTTTTTACCTGAACAATTACGACGAATTGATTTCGAAATTGATTGAATTGGATAACTCAGGTCAGAATGTAATCTTGATTGGTGTCACTTATGCTTTATTGGATTTGATTGAGAAACAAAATTTTCAATTAAAAAACACCATCATCATGGAAACCGGTGGCATGAAAGGCAAACGCAAAGAAATCATCCGCGAAGAATTGCATGAAATCTTGTGCCTAGGTTTTGGGGTTTCGAGTATCCATTCTGAATATGGCATGACTGAATTGTTATCGCAAGCGTATTCTTTAGGCAATGGTATTTTCGAGTGTCCGGCTTGGACGCAAATCCTTGTTCGTGACACTGAAGACGCTTTGACTTACGTCGATTTCGGAAAAACCGGCGGTGTAAACGTAATTGACTTGGCGAATATCAATTCGTGTTCCTTTATCGCTACGCAAGATTTAGGAAAAAAATACACCAACAATTCTTTTGAAATACTGGGTCGCTTTGACAATTCAGATATTCGCGGTTGCAATTTGATGGTGCTATAA
- a CDS encoding T9SS type A sorting domain-containing protein → MRKIYSLLLLAMTSVSFGQTFYSENMGTTASGNPVITAYTGFQNPSPIVYSGTGDMRTSTPSTGYVGASGSVNVFLSDTTDANEYFQIDGLDTSTYIAANLQLKFAYQANYNTTPANAVLIVEYSTNGTTWTSLTYTPNANASWNLITIGGGVIPSSSTLSLRFTQPNLVGAQIRIDDISLSSFDPSCTLVLGIPTTVCDASTLSLDTYTATIHYTGGGSGSYTITPSSGTVSGDNPGSVAEGDIIVSGVAENTALTLSITNGTCPYQSIITSPECKPVNPLPYLESFPYTVGGSLNAEQKWTLVNTGDNITIAAGSLAYPGITASGNSITFVGTGGESRTLFTSTNSGFVYASFIMTASDLTNVTNDLANTYFALFTDNAGATTNARLWIRKNANKYQYGLGTAGSPTAWDPTLYNAGDIQYVVLSYNFTGNTLSLFINPTVGGSAAPTISVTPATAFANLGGFMFRQENANNTPNIIADELRIEVTPNFTLGTQQNEITGLKVYPNPVSNGTLFIETAVNGEKTVIVYDILGKQVLNTTTSDNAINVSNLRDGVYVVKITEEGKTTARKLVIN, encoded by the coding sequence ATGAGAAAAATCTACTCTTTATTGCTTTTAGCAATGACTTCTGTTTCTTTTGGACAGACGTTTTATTCTGAAAACATGGGAACAACAGCAAGCGGAAACCCTGTTATTACTGCCTATACAGGATTTCAAAACCCATCCCCAATTGTCTATTCAGGTACAGGCGACATGAGAACGTCTACCCCTTCAACCGGATATGTTGGCGCTTCGGGAAGTGTAAATGTTTTTTTATCAGATACAACAGATGCTAATGAGTATTTTCAAATTGACGGTTTAGATACTTCGACTTACATTGCTGCGAACTTACAATTGAAATTTGCTTATCAAGCCAACTATAATACAACTCCTGCAAATGCAGTCTTGATTGTTGAATATAGCACCAATGGAACTACTTGGACTTCATTGACTTATACCCCTAACGCCAATGCAAGCTGGAATTTAATCACTATCGGCGGTGGCGTTATTCCTTCTTCAAGCACTTTAAGTTTACGATTTACGCAACCCAACTTAGTCGGTGCCCAAATCAGAATTGATGACATAAGTCTATCAAGCTTTGACCCTTCCTGTACTTTAGTATTGGGAATTCCAACCACCGTGTGTGATGCTTCAACTTTAAGTTTAGACACTTACACAGCAACTATTCATTATACAGGTGGCGGTTCAGGAAGTTATACTATCACTCCATCTTCTGGTACTGTAAGCGGTGACAATCCCGGTAGTGTCGCAGAAGGCGATATTATTGTTTCAGGCGTTGCAGAAAACACAGCCCTAACTTTAAGTATTACAAATGGCACTTGTCCATACCAATCAATTATTACTTCTCCTGAATGCAAACCGGTTAATCCTTTACCTTATCTTGAATCATTCCCATACACTGTTGGTGGTTCGTTAAACGCTGAGCAAAAGTGGACATTGGTAAACACTGGTGATAATATTACTATCGCAGCAGGAAGTTTGGCTTATCCGGGAATTACGGCTTCTGGAAATTCAATCACTTTTGTAGGTACCGGTGGAGAATCAAGAACATTATTTACCAGTACAAACAGCGGTTTTGTATATGCTTCATTTATAATGACTGCAAGTGATTTAACCAATGTTACGAACGATCTAGCCAACACTTATTTTGCTTTGTTTACAGATAACGCTGGCGCTACAACTAATGCCAGACTTTGGATAAGAAAAAATGCAAATAAATACCAATATGGCTTAGGAACTGCTGGAAGTCCAACTGCTTGGGATCCGACTTTATATAATGCCGGCGACATTCAATATGTTGTGTTGAGTTATAATTTCACAGGAAACACTTTATCGTTATTCATCAATCCTACAGTTGGCGGAAGTGCGGCTCCAACAATTAGTGTTACGCCTGCAACTGCATTCGCTAATTTAGGTGGATTCATGTTCAGACAAGAAAATGCAAACAACACCCCAAACATCATTGCTGACGAATTAAGAATTGAGGTAACACCTAACTTTACTTTAGGAACACAACAAAACGAAATCACTGGCTTAAAAGTATATCCAAACCCGGTTTCTAACGGAACTTTGTTTATCGAAACTGCGGTTAATGGAGAAAAAACAGTTATTGTTTACGACATCTTAGGCAAACAAGTTTTAAACACAACCACTTCTGACAATGCCATCAACGTAAGCAACCTTAGAGACGGTGTTTATGTGGTTAAAATTACTGAAGAAGGTAAAACAACTGCGAGAAAATTAGTCATCAACTAA
- a CDS encoding T9SS type A sorting domain-containing protein: protein MKKIYSLLLLVMTSVSFGQTFYSENMGTATGTLSIAANVFENSSPILYSGTADTRSTLVSGTYTGASAGRNVFITNVADVYFQIDGLNTSAYQSADLQLSFGLNTTSITNLLTVEYSTNGTTWTPLTFTASATGWSLVTVAGGQIPSSTTLSLKFRQPNPAFGQFRIDDVKLSSVSSSCTLALGTPTTLCNASTYGLDTYTVTIPYTGGGNATYVITPTSGTVGGDNPSTVAAGNITISGVAEGTNFSATITGGTCNLNTSANAPECKPINTLPYAEPFNYAEASNLSQSQKWSNITAGGDEIIVAGGTMAAYPGLTSTNGFVIYGGAGNDVSTQFTPQTTGTVYYSFILNVGSMALVTDVNGGYFATLGSSSTNFGATLWTKKVDDGTYNLGIEVRTANAANTTWTSASYTTGQTYFVVVGYTFGADASDDSVNLWINPVLNGSTPPAATITDTHTGTDLATVSNFILRQDSTTETPDVQIDELRIATDWAYVTTSALGIRQNDIAGLKVYPNPVSNGTLFIETATNVEKTVTVYDILGKQVLNTTTSDNAINVSNLRGGVYVVKITEEGKTATRKLVVN from the coding sequence ATGAAAAAAATCTACTCTTTATTACTTTTGGTAATGACTTCTGTTTCTTTTGGACAGACGTTTTATTCTGAAAACATGGGAACTGCAACAGGAACACTTTCAATTGCTGCCAATGTATTTGAAAACTCTAGTCCTATTTTGTACTCTGGCACAGCTGACACAAGGTCTACTTTAGTTTCAGGCACTTACACCGGAGCTTCTGCAGGGAGAAATGTTTTTATAACTAATGTTGCCGATGTGTATTTCCAAATTGACGGATTAAATACTTCAGCATACCAATCAGCAGACCTTCAGTTATCGTTTGGTCTAAACACAACTTCCATCACAAATTTACTAACAGTTGAGTATAGTACTAACGGAACTACTTGGACACCTCTTACCTTTACAGCGAGTGCTACAGGATGGTCATTAGTAACTGTTGCTGGCGGACAAATTCCTTCATCAACTACTTTGTCTTTAAAATTCAGACAACCAAATCCTGCATTTGGACAATTCAGAATTGATGATGTAAAATTAAGTAGTGTATCTTCTTCATGTACCTTAGCTTTAGGCACTCCTACAACTTTGTGTAATGCCTCAACTTATGGGCTTGACACATATACCGTAACCATTCCATACACTGGTGGTGGCAATGCAACTTATGTTATAACACCTACCTCAGGAACTGTTGGTGGCGACAATCCAAGTACTGTTGCTGCTGGTAACATCACTATTTCTGGTGTAGCTGAAGGAACAAATTTTTCAGCAACAATAACAGGCGGAACGTGTAATTTGAATACTAGTGCAAACGCACCGGAGTGTAAACCAATCAATACATTGCCGTATGCTGAGCCATTTAACTATGCTGAAGCAAGTAATTTATCACAAAGCCAAAAATGGTCAAATATCACTGCTGGTGGTGACGAAATCATTGTTGCAGGTGGAACCATGGCCGCCTATCCGGGTTTAACATCTACTAATGGTTTTGTAATCTATGGCGGAGCAGGAAATGATGTTTCAACTCAATTCACACCACAAACAACCGGAACTGTTTATTATTCATTTATCTTAAACGTTGGTTCTATGGCATTGGTAACAGATGTTAATGGTGGTTACTTTGCAACTCTAGGTTCAAGCAGTACAAATTTTGGCGCTACCTTATGGACTAAAAAGGTTGATGATGGAACGTACAATCTTGGAATTGAAGTTAGAACTGCTAATGCTGCCAACACGACTTGGACATCCGCTAGTTATACTACAGGGCAAACTTATTTTGTTGTTGTTGGATATACATTCGGTGCAGATGCTAGTGATGACAGTGTAAACTTATGGATTAACCCAGTACTGAACGGCAGTACACCACCTGCAGCCACAATAACCGACACACATACTGGTACAGATTTAGCGACAGTTTCTAATTTTATCTTGAGACAGGACAGCACTACTGAAACACCAGACGTTCAGATTGACGAACTAAGAATCGCTACAGATTGGGCTTATGTTACAACTTCAGCGTTAGGCATCAGACAAAATGATATTGCTGGACTAAAAGTATATCCAAACCCGGTTTCTAACGGAACTTTGTTTATCGAAACTGCTACTAATGTTGAAAAAACAGTTACTGTTTATGACATCTTAGGAAAACAAGTTTTAAATACTACCACTTCAGATAATGCTATTAACGTAAGTAACCTTAGAGGTGGTGTTTATGTGGTTAAAATTACTGAAGAAGGTAAAACGGCTACAAGAAAATTAGTGGTAAACTAA
- a CDS encoding T9SS type A sorting domain-containing protein, whose protein sequence is MKRNYFLTTCFFLLFTLVSMAQDGKQQGETLGFYPNPVSNGKIYITSKTSLDKEILIFDVLGKKVLQTTISSKELNITSIPPGVYIIKITEGETTTTRKLIVR, encoded by the coding sequence ATGAAAAGAAACTACTTTTTAACTACTTGCTTTTTCTTATTGTTTACGTTAGTGTCAATGGCACAAGACGGAAAGCAACAAGGAGAAACGCTTGGTTTCTATCCTAACCCTGTTAGTAACGGAAAAATTTACATCACTTCAAAAACTTCTTTGGATAAAGAGATTCTTATCTTTGATGTTTTAGGTAAAAAGGTACTCCAAACTACCATTTCTTCTAAAGAATTGAACATTACTTCTATTCCTCCCGGCGTTTATATCATTAAAATTACAGAAGGAGAAACCACTACCACTAGAAAACTAATTGTCAGATAG
- a CDS encoding TonB-dependent receptor, whose translation MRLKFIVTFLLINVIGFAQNKGTITGTLTDKDLNNEPLPFANVMIKGTAIGVTTDETGKYTIAIEAGTYTIQFTFVGYETIEEQIVVKAGETLTINKALGSGSYQLQDVVIQNTVSREKETALLLEQKKAVEIKQSIGAQEMSRKGVSTVEEGLTKISGITKVESKGLFIRGLEDRYNNLLLNGLAVPSNSPFKKIIPLDQFPTDVVGYMDVYKTFNPDIYGDFAGATIDVITSQTQESQTKISYSVGYTTNNNGSDFLISTDADNTKSFFGFGGKERQLPSGYGAIPNGRIDNDYKSSWDVNKTTSPLNTSFGVSHSGKFYLGKNKNKLNYVFATNFDNTYQVRKGVDRTFSQGQGIYDNNLVKEEYKFQTQSSVLVGLQYKTDRIKLLYNTLYLKSTENIVQDQVGYTRTAVDNPNEFIRLNQYEQSDYFTNQFFGNYKITSDDKHSVRGGLSFTRTKYSQPDRKFITGTKISETEINTQYGSNNLLRQFFNIDNNYHMSGNLEYNYKFGKSEDKKHKFSFGYNGFAEYMVSKFRFTFGVPNSGATPYNVVVNDIDQAIQDDIASNFLSFTEQSSAEWKTKVMQRADALYTKFLYNFSEKLEFNIGLRAENTIREYKFKSIVDPISNPYRKKTNENLYILPSINVKYAVNDNSNLRFAASKTYTKPVLFESLDINLINADGTTERGNSNIENSENYNIDVKFELFPTKNELFAATLFTKYIDNPIERTVQASATGSGQTITYFNNKSATLFGAEFEFLVQLSRLNKNLEGFSFGTNTSFMITEATVDKNRDGYFDTFEKRKLQGASSWLINSDLKYEFLLNPKWKNTTSLVYNVYGERIYAVGVAGNDHIYEKPFHKLDFVWGSTINKKWDIKFSIDNILNPTYKRELGDKSEISIDESSLLLESYKRGIGFSTSLSYTF comes from the coding sequence ATGAGACTTAAATTTATTGTTACTTTTTTACTTATCAATGTTATCGGATTTGCCCAAAACAAAGGAACTATCACCGGTACATTAACAGATAAAGATTTAAACAACGAACCTTTACCTTTTGCTAACGTTATGATTAAAGGTACAGCAATTGGAGTGACTACGGATGAAACCGGAAAATACACAATCGCCATTGAAGCGGGAACCTATACCATTCAATTTACCTTTGTAGGATATGAAACTATAGAAGAGCAAATTGTAGTTAAAGCTGGCGAAACGCTTACCATCAATAAAGCATTAGGCTCTGGAAGTTATCAGTTACAAGATGTGGTAATTCAAAATACAGTTAGCCGTGAAAAAGAAACTGCCTTATTATTGGAACAGAAAAAAGCGGTGGAGATCAAACAAAGTATCGGCGCACAGGAAATGTCTAGAAAAGGAGTTTCAACAGTAGAAGAAGGATTAACTAAAATCTCCGGAATTACAAAAGTAGAATCGAAAGGTTTGTTTATCCGAGGATTGGAAGACCGTTACAATAATTTATTACTTAATGGATTGGCTGTTCCTTCAAATAGTCCATTTAAAAAAATAATTCCTCTAGACCAATTTCCAACAGATGTTGTGGGTTATATGGATGTTTATAAAACTTTTAATCCTGACATTTATGGTGATTTCGCCGGTGCAACTATTGATGTTATTACGAGTCAAACTCAGGAAAGTCAAACCAAAATAAGTTACAGTGTTGGTTATACTACTAACAACAACGGAAGTGATTTTTTAATTTCTACGGATGCTGACAATACTAAAAGTTTTTTTGGTTTTGGTGGAAAAGAACGTCAATTGCCTTCGGGATATGGCGCTATTCCTAACGGAAGAATTGACAACGACTATAAATCAAGTTGGGATGTTAACAAAACTACATCACCTTTAAACACTAGTTTTGGCGTAAGTCATTCAGGGAAATTTTATTTGGGTAAGAATAAGAACAAACTGAACTATGTATTCGCCACTAATTTTGACAACACCTATCAAGTTCGAAAAGGAGTTGACAGAACCTTTTCACAAGGTCAAGGTATTTACGACAATAATTTGGTGAAAGAAGAGTATAAATTTCAAACGCAATCTTCAGTATTAGTTGGTTTACAGTACAAAACAGACCGCATAAAGCTATTATACAATACCTTATATTTGAAATCAACCGAAAATATTGTACAAGACCAAGTAGGTTATACCAGAACAGCAGTAGACAATCCAAACGAATTTATTCGATTAAACCAATATGAGCAATCGGATTATTTTACCAATCAATTTTTTGGAAACTACAAAATTACAAGTGATGATAAGCATTCGGTAAGAGGTGGTTTGTCTTTTACCAGAACCAAATACAGTCAACCGGACCGAAAATTCATCACCGGAACTAAAATCAGCGAAACTGAAATCAACACTCAATACGGTAGTAACAACTTATTGCGTCAGTTTTTCAATATTGACAACAATTACCATATGTCAGGTAATTTAGAATACAACTATAAATTTGGCAAAAGCGAAGACAAAAAACACAAATTCTCTTTCGGATATAATGGTTTTGCGGAATACATGGTGTCAAAATTCAGATTTACTTTTGGTGTGCCAAACTCAGGTGCTACACCATACAACGTAGTAGTGAATGATATTGACCAAGCGATTCAAGATGATATTGCCAGCAACTTTCTTTCGTTTACGGAACAATCTTCTGCCGAATGGAAAACCAAAGTAATGCAAAGAGCCGATGCTTTGTACACTAAATTTCTATATAATTTTTCTGAAAAACTGGAATTTAACATAGGACTTCGGGCAGAGAATACAATCCGTGAGTACAAATTCAAATCGATTGTGGACCCAATTAGTAATCCTTACAGAAAGAAAACCAACGAAAATCTGTACATCTTACCTTCTATCAATGTTAAGTATGCTGTTAATGACAATAGCAATCTTCGTTTCGCAGCTTCCAAAACGTATACAAAACCGGTACTTTTTGAAAGTTTAGATATCAACTTAATCAACGCTGACGGAACAACCGAAAGAGGTAACTCAAATATTGAAAACAGTGAAAATTACAATATTGACGTAAAATTCGAATTGTTTCCAACCAAAAACGAATTATTTGCTGCCACTTTATTTACCAAATACATTGACAATCCAATAGAAAGAACGGTTCAAGCAAGTGCTACCGGAAGCGGACAAACCATAACTTATTTCAATAATAAAAGTGCCACACTTTTCGGTGCCGAGTTCGAATTCCTTGTTCAATTGAGTCGTTTAAATAAAAATCTTGAAGGTTTTTCCTTTGGAACCAACACTTCTTTCATGATTACGGAAGCGACAGTTGACAAAAACCGTGATGGCTATTTTGACACTTTTGAAAAGAGAAAATTACAAGGAGCTTCAAGTTGGTTAATCAATTCCGATTTAAAATATGAATTCCTTTTAAATCCAAAGTGGAAAAACACGACTTCATTGGTATATAATGTTTATGGCGAAAGAATCTATGCTGTTGGTGTTGCCGGTAATGACCATATCTATGAAAAACCTTTTCACAAACTGGATTTTGTATGGGGAAGTACTATCAATAAAAAATGGGATATCAAATTTTCGATAGACAATATTTTGAATCCTACTTATAAAAGAGAATTGGGAGACAAGAGCGAAATTAGTATCGACGAATCTTCACTTCTGTTAGAAAGTTACAAAAGAGGTATAGGATTCTCAACCAGTTTATCTTATACATTCTAA
- a CDS encoding response regulator transcription factor: MKKKDIKILLVDDEQDILEIVGYNLSQEGYQIVTATNGKEAITKAKKELPQLIIMDVMMPEMDGMEACENIRKLPELSNVIITFLTARSEDYSQVAGFDAGADDYITKPIKPKLLVSKVKALLRRLKNEEQNSETLNVGGIEINREEYKIIKEGKEIVLPRKEFELFYLLASKPGKVFKREEILDKVWGNEVIVGGRTIDVHIRKLREKIGEELFKTIKGVGYKLEV, translated from the coding sequence ATGAAAAAAAAAGACATCAAGATTTTATTAGTAGATGATGAGCAGGATATCCTAGAAATTGTGGGCTACAACCTTTCCCAAGAAGGATATCAAATTGTAACCGCTACCAATGGAAAAGAAGCCATTACAAAAGCTAAAAAAGAGTTACCACAGCTGATCATTATGGATGTAATGATGCCCGAAATGGATGGTATGGAAGCTTGTGAAAACATTCGCAAACTACCGGAATTAAGCAATGTAATTATCACTTTCTTAACCGCTCGAAGCGAAGATTATTCTCAAGTAGCGGGTTTTGATGCCGGTGCCGATGATTACATCACCAAACCGATCAAACCAAAATTATTGGTGAGTAAAGTAAAGGCTTTATTACGCCGATTGAAAAATGAGGAACAAAATTCAGAAACACTCAACGTTGGCGGCATTGAAATCAATCGCGAAGAATATAAAATAATCAAAGAAGGAAAAGAAATTGTACTTCCAAGAAAAGAGTTTGAATTGTTTTATCTTTTAGCTTCCAAACCCGGAAAAGTATTCAAACGCGAAGAAATTCTCGATAAAGTTTGGGGCAATGAAGTCATCGTTGGCGGAAGAACTATCGATGTTCACATTAGAAAGCTTCGCGAAAAAATTGGCGAAGAATTATTCAAAACCATCAAAGGTGTTGGCTATAAATTAGAAGTGTAA
- a CDS encoding cell wall metabolism sensor histidine kinase WalK, which produces MKVNFKKTYRFAVVSSSYITVFATGFLGLLLWFFFHKFDWQISLVFAFCIFIFSFFVIQYRVEHFIYRRVKKIYDDVSLLESTSFRNQPITTDMATLTKQVKKFATDKKMEIETLKVREEYRREFLGNVSHELKTPLFTVQGYLSTLLDGAINDKNVRKKYLERAEKGVERLIYIVEDLDMISKLETGDLNLELSKFNIVELIQSVFDLLEMKADKKNIILMFDRKYSKPIKVFADQEKIQQVLTNLVMNSIKYGKENGTTEVTIEDLVNDKIIVRFRDNGEGIEKQYIPRLFERFFRVDKSGARSEGGSGLGLSIVKHIIEAHGEKIYVESEFGKGSEFSFTLEKYK; this is translated from the coding sequence ATGAAAGTAAATTTCAAGAAAACTTATCGTTTTGCTGTAGTTTCATCCTCTTATATTACAGTTTTTGCTACTGGTTTTCTTGGATTATTATTGTGGTTTTTTTTCCATAAATTTGATTGGCAAATCAGTTTAGTTTTTGCCTTTTGTATTTTTATTTTTTCATTCTTCGTAATCCAATACCGAGTTGAGCATTTTATCTATCGCAGAGTAAAAAAAATCTACGACGATGTTTCCCTTTTAGAATCCACTTCTTTTCGAAACCAACCTATTACGACCGACATGGCCACTTTAACCAAACAGGTAAAAAAGTTTGCCACCGATAAGAAAATGGAAATCGAAACCCTCAAAGTGCGTGAAGAATACCGTCGCGAGTTCTTAGGCAATGTTTCCCATGAATTAAAAACACCTTTGTTTACGGTTCAAGGATATCTTTCTACTTTGTTGGATGGCGCCATAAATGATAAAAACGTTCGCAAAAAATATCTGGAACGTGCAGAAAAAGGCGTAGAGAGACTAATTTATATCGTCGAAGATTTAGACATGATTTCCAAACTGGAAACCGGTGATTTGAATCTCGAATTGTCTAAGTTTAACATTGTCGAATTGATTCAAAGTGTTTTCGATTTATTGGAAATGAAAGCCGATAAAAAGAATATTATCTTGATGTTCGACCGAAAGTACAGTAAACCGATTAAAGTTTTTGCTGATCAGGAAAAAATCCAACAAGTATTGACCAATTTGGTGATGAATTCCATCAAATACGGTAAAGAAAACGGCACAACCGAAGTGACGATTGAAGATTTAGTCAACGATAAAATCATAGTGCGTTTTAGAGACAACGGCGAAGGCATCGAAAAACAATACATTCCGCGTTTGTTTGAACGCTTTTTTAGAGTGGATAAAAGCGGAGCGCGAAGCGAAGGCGGTTCCGGACTCGGATTGTCAATTGTCAAACATATAATTGAAGCGCACGGCGAAAAAATTTATGTGGAAAGCGAATTCGGGAAAGGTTCTGAATTTTCATTCACTCTTGAAAAGTATAAATAA
- a CDS encoding glycosyltransferase codes for MSKNILVAPLNWGLGHATRCIPIIRALEQYGFTPIIASDGIALKILQKEFPHLESLELPSYEIEYAKDGADFKWKLIKNSPKMIQAIFEEKKLVKALVKQYDLKGIISDNRLGVYSKKVPSIFITHQLNVLSGKTTWISSKLHQYFIGKFTECWIPDMKEQPNLTGKLGHLKNSDLSLKYLGPLSRLEKKEMESKYELMVILSGPEPQRTMLEDKLTFELQNYYGKIIFIKGKVENEQKVDVIKNITYYNFMTSSEIETAFNESDMVLCRSGYTTVMDLAKLEKKAFFIPTPGQFEQEYLAKRFKRNGIAPYAKQEDFRIENLLELGLYKGLPQLNEAVNWKQLFILFKSE; via the coding sequence ATGTCAAAAAATATACTCGTTGCGCCATTAAATTGGGGTTTAGGTCACGCCACTCGTTGCATTCCGATTATTCGTGCATTAGAACAATATGGCTTTACGCCTATTATTGCTTCGGATGGTATTGCTTTGAAAATTTTACAAAAAGAATTTCCTCATTTAGAATCATTGGAACTGCCTTCCTACGAAATTGAATATGCTAAAGACGGTGCAGATTTTAAATGGAAACTGATTAAAAACAGTCCGAAAATGATTCAGGCTATTTTTGAAGAAAAGAAATTAGTCAAAGCATTAGTCAAGCAATACGATTTAAAAGGGATTATTTCCGACAATCGTTTGGGTGTTTACAGTAAAAAAGTGCCTAGTATTTTCATAACACACCAACTCAATGTTTTATCCGGAAAAACCACTTGGATTTCTAGTAAACTGCATCAATATTTCATTGGTAAATTTACTGAATGTTGGATTCCGGATATGAAAGAGCAACCTAATCTCACCGGGAAATTAGGACATTTGAAAAATAGTGACTTATCATTAAAATATCTTGGCCCGTTGAGTCGTTTGGAGAAAAAAGAAATGGAATCCAAATACGAGTTAATGGTCATTCTTTCCGGTCCGGAACCTCAGCGTACAATGTTGGAAGACAAATTAACTTTCGAACTTCAAAACTATTACGGCAAGATTATTTTTATCAAAGGAAAAGTCGAAAACGAACAGAAAGTTGATGTCATTAAAAATATCACCTATTATAATTTCATGACTTCCTCCGAAATTGAAACTGCTTTTAATGAAAGTGATATGGTACTTTGTCGTTCGGGCTATACGACTGTAATGGATTTGGCGAAATTAGAAAAGAAAGCGTTTTTTATTCCGACACCTGGACAATTTGAGCAGGAATATTTAGCCAAAAGATTCAAAAGAAACGGTATTGCTCCGTATGCCAAACAAGAAGATTTCAGAATAGAAAATTTACTGGAACTAGGGTTGTACAAAGGATTGCCTCAACTGAATGAAGCCGTAAATTGGAAGCAATTATTTATACTTTTCAAGAGTGAATGA